One segment of Zymoseptoria tritici IPO323 chromosome 2, whole genome shotgun sequence DNA contains the following:
- the MgAMY7 gene encoding putative alpha-amylase (Alpha-amylase (Precursor possibly) (Signal P secreted)) has product MPENATLLQGFEWSCPADGKHWQRLLRALPNLKACGIDNIWLPPACKASSPEGNGYDIYDLYDLGEFDQKGGVRTKWGTKDELLELSAKAKESGIGLYWDAVLNHKAGADKREKAHAVEVDEHDRNTEVSDAYQISAWLGFDFPGRGEKYSKQKYHWYHFSGTDWDAANERKAIFKLKGEGKSWSESVDDEDGNADYMMFADVDYSHPEVQEDVKNWGPWVVKEAGLKGFRLDAVQHFSQRFTNEWVEHVRKECGDDIFMVGEFWTNDTEAMSRWLDDMHRKFSLFDAPLLYNFSRLSTTENADLRTVFDNTLVKRDPLNAVTVVMNHDTQPHQTMATKVEGFFKPLAYALILLQDAGYPCLFYGDLYGMQGESPEPPAAGNKIADMTLARKLYAYGQQDEYLDKANCIGFVRRGTAEHPAGLACVMSNGGPGEIRMAVGEMHAGQIWTDVLGWEQEEVKIDDEGYGVFKCPGVSVSIWVRQDAEGRDRFPLNFDSDIYKEC; this is encoded by the exons ATGCCGGAAAACGCCACTCTTCTCCAAGGCTTCGAATGGAGTTGCCCAGCCGACGGCAAACATTGGCAACGGCTCCTCCGAGCTCTGCCGAATCTGAAAGCATGCGGGATCGACAACATTTGGCTTCCTCCTGCTTGTAAGGCAAGCAGTCCGGAAGGCAATGGCTACGATATTTATGATCTGTACGACCTTGGCGAATTCGACCAGAAGGGTGGTGTGAGAACGAAATGGGGAACTAAGGACGAGCTGCTCGAATTGTCAGCCAAAGCAAAGGAATCGGGTATTGGCCTCTACTGGGATGCTGTTCTCAATCACAAGGCTGGAGCAGACAAGAGGGAGAAAGCTCATGCTGTCGAGGTTGATGAACACGACAGAAATACCGAAGTCTCGGATGCTTATCAGATTTCCGCGTGGCTTGGATTTGACTTTCcggggagaggagagaagtACAGCAA GCAGAAATACCACTGGTACCACTTCTCGGGCACTGACTGGGATGCCGCCAACGAGCGGAAAGCGATCTTCAAGCTCAAAGGCGAGGGAAAGTCATGGAGCGAAAgtgtcgacgacgaagacggtAACGCAGATTACATGATGTTCGCCGACGTCGATTACAGCCATCCAGAAGTTCAAGAAGACGTCAAGAACTGGGGTCCATGGGTCGTCAAGGAGGCCGGCTTGAAAGGATTCCGCCTCGATGCCGTGCAGCACTTCTCGCAACGCTTCACGAACGAGTGGGTCGAGCATGTACGCAAGGAATGCGGCGACGACATCTTCATGGTCGGCGAGTTCTGGACGAACGATACCGAAGCCATGAGCCGCTGGCTGGACGACATGCATCGGAAGTTCTCCCTGTTCGATGCCCCTTTGCTGTACAATTTCTCCAGGCTGAGCACGACCGAAAACGCCGATTTGAGGACTGTCTTTGACAACACGTTGGTCAAACGCGATCCGCTCAATGCAGTG ACCGTAGTCATGAACCACGACACCCAACCCCACCAAACAATGGCCACCAAAGTCGAAGGCTTCTTCAAACCCCTCGCTTACGCCTTGATCCTCCTCCAAGACGCCGGCTACCCATGTCTCTTCTACGGCGACCTCTACGGCATGCAAGGCGAGTCGCCCGAACCACCCGCCGCTGGCAATAAGATCGCCGACATGACGCTCGCTCGGAAACTGTATGCCTACGGCCAGCAAGACGAGTATCTCGACAAGGCGAATTGTATCGGTTTCGTGCGGAGAGGGACGGCTGAGCATCCTGCTGGGTTGGCGTGTGTTATGTCCAATGGTGGACCTGGCGAGATTCGAATGGCGGTTGGGGAGATGCATGCTGGACAGATCTGGACGGATGTGCTTGGATGGGAGCAGGAAGAGGTCAAAATTGATGATGAGGGGTATGGAGTGTTCAAGTGTCCTGGCGTCAGTGTGTCGATATGGGTCAGGCAGGACGCTGAGGGGAGGGACCGCTTCCCGCTCAATTTTGACAGCGATATCTACAAGGAATGTTGA